A window of Limanda limanda chromosome 4, fLimLim1.1, whole genome shotgun sequence genomic DNA:
GCACTGGCGGGTAATGTATTATGTCAGTCAAAAACGAAGAAGAACAAATTGACCAATCAGACGCTCCGTCTACGAATCAACAAGGAAGTATTTTCAAGGCGCCAATTTTGTTTGACTGTTGAGGTCGGAAGAGTTTTTGGGTGTTTTGCTCTTTGGGTTCGACGGTGCGGACATGGCTGAAAACACGTTCCCCGTCTACACGGCGGATGCGATAGTGAACTTTTACCGAACAGAGGTTCTCACCGGTCAAGAAGCGAAACACTTCACGAAGGGCGACCTGACTCCTGCTCCGAAGGTAACGTCCGTCCGCTGgtgtgtgttcctgctgtcACACCAGGAGCCTTCAGCAGTAACACAACTGAACGGTTCACATCACTCACTATCCACACAGTGTGTTGTGAGTTTAAATGCCTGAGCAAAGACTCGCTTTATCAACACAACGTAAGCGGTTAATTTAAACCCAGACATGTTACATTGTGAATAGAGGCCAAACCCATCGAAAATATTGATCAGTTTCCATTTTTGGGGTTGTCGACAAGGCCAAGACGTGGAAGATCATATTTGTATGAGAGAGTAGCACGAATAGCATGAAAGTACAAAGGTCTTTCAAAggtttttagtttatttcattattcaattttaaacaaataatgcaATAGATCTAATttgagtgaaaaataataatttatcatTCAGAAAGTTAAGTGTGCTTCATAACattgtgaatatatatatatataactcaaatttaaaaataaacagtgaACATGGATAATATGAGCCACTGTATTACAGTAAATTACGACGCTTGTGACTGTTAGTTCACCATATACCCAACTCTATTACCTGAACACAGCAATAACACTGTAATGcaggaaaaaacaagaaagcTGTTGTTGAAATAGCTGCATTCTATTTCTCTACTTTTAGTCTGATGGgagaataaacagaaaaacatgtgatACATCGGCTCAGCCTGTGCAACATTTGATCAACAAAACATGTAattgagagagagcgagcaatCTGCAGAtgaactgaaaaaagaaaatataaggTAGCTGCCCCCTAAATTCAGACTGATGCTTTTCCACAGAATAATAACTCAGGATTTTGTCCCTCATACCTTACACTTGGATCTTGCTACAACGGGATCATTACTCAATCAGTGTAAACAGCAGGATACTATACAAAGCAATGtgtttcaaattaaatgtgAGGAAAAGAACTGAAAACGTCCTTTCATCATGTTCACACCTTTGAGACTGGGTGTTAAACCAACTGTGAACATTTATGTGGCTGCACTTCATCAGGTTGTTGTGTTTTAGATGCTGTttggtttgcagttttcactCTTATGTGATCATATAATCTACAGACCATTAATATAACATTTGTTATTCTCTCTTACAGCCAGAGGCAGTTCAAACACTGTACATGAGAGTGCTGCATCTCCTGTATCGTTTCAGACCCGAGTGTCACTCCATGGTAAGAGCCGTCCTTATTGATCATGTAGCACTTTACAAAAGAGCTCTTAACCTTCAACTTTATACCAGGCAGTCTCATCTATTCCATtataataaatgtcacattcacCACTTGAAATTTGTATAGGATATGATGTAGTGAATGTCACAGTCTCATCACCTCATACATCTGCAtttgcttttcatttgattgttttttgttttccaacaGGTTCCTATTCTGGAGAACATTCAGTATCCAGTTTATCATGAGGGAGCAACTGCTATCATGAGCGTCTACATGCGCATGTGAGTTttctatattctatatatacagtatataccatATCTCCTGCATATACAGTTCCACAGTGAGCACCAGTTTGTAGGGGGTTTATGTGCCTCAAAATTCGATTTAATTGTTATTCACGTGTTAACGATTTAATGCTTGATTAATCTCAATTTATCACGTCCTCAATTTGCTACATTACTTACTTTTCTATATGGCTGCTTATTCATCAATTAATACAACTACTCAGAAAAATCTGAGCTCTCCTTTTCAAATCAGAAAATGCTTCCAAATATTATACAGTGTAACTTTTATTACAAGAGTGCTGAATTTTGTTTGTAAATCTTTTTTAGGCGGCAGTTTCTGCCCATGTGCCTGGTGTATGACTTTTCATTGAATGACCTTCTAGCCCCAAGTAAGAACATGTTTCTATTCTAATTTCATCTTTCCAAAAGTTTATTCCAACAAAATCCCCACATATGACACTGGCTACTGAACATGTACTTGTAACCAGTCCTCTGACAATGGGCTTTCTGTTCCTTTCCAGAGAAACAGAAGACTCTGACAGTTCTTAGTGCAATCATGAACTTCCTTcacttcaggaagcagaggatggaCTTGGTCTTGGAGAAGCAGGCCAAATTTGTATGTTACACTGGTCAGAACAGGAATGAAGGCTAGCTTTTAGCCTACTGCTAACCCCCACCACCAGTGATATAGTATCTCAATAGTAACTGTTTAAAGGttcccacacatacacactgttgAAGCAAAACACACTCCTGTAAATAGTCTCACCCTATTCCAATGATCAGCAGTTTGGGGTAACTTACCAAGATAAAATCAAACTACATTAATTGAAAATACCCTGGAAAATAGTTCTGATGTGATTAATGATTAATACAGAGTATGGACTATATTGATGATAAATCTCTTGACTGCAATCATGTTTTAATCTTgatcttttttaattaatggGCACTTCAGTCACCGTATAACTTGATAAGGAAATTTTTTCGACAACAATCTTCTTTATATTGCTGTGTGTCTAGAGTTTCACATGTTGTAAcagttaatttctctgttgTCAGAGGGCAGATGTGGACAGACTGCAGACTTACATCAGAAGCAATCGAGAAGCAGAGAAAAAGATCGAGATGCTGACGTAAGTCCTAGTTGTTTAGTTTCTTTATGACTATAAAACTCTCTTTGTTAAGATGTCTCCAAAAAGGTCTCCTTTAGCTTCATAGAGTGAGGACATAGTTGTAGATTTGTTAAAATCtgatcatgttttttatttttatgtatttatagatAACCCCCAAAAAACTACTGTTATTTTACAGATGGTGTCAAACTGTTTAAGTAATCCATTGATTTATAAAATAGTCATCTGCAACATGTGATGCTCCAGGTCAGTTCAGGTTCATATTTTCCTTCAATGTGATATTTTGGGAACTTGGGACAGTGGCTGGACAAAAGAAGCAAATTTGAAGACACCACCCTGAACTGTCAGTGGACACTTTTTACTCATAGATTAAACAATTAGTGTGAAGAAATAAATATTAGAGATATAGtgacaatgaaaataatgagatttattataattattttcttattgAATCTTTTCTACTAAAATGTGTAGAGTGTCTGTTACAATGTCCTGAATTAAAGGCAACTTAACGAGTCATTCATCACAgagcacaaacagaaacagctaATTCTGACCTCTGAGAAGCTGCAACATGGAAATGTTTGACATTTAGCATGAAAAACAGATTGTTGGTCAAagcatttaaatcaaattaattgtttttattcatttagcaaaaaactattttacagattttgtcatgaatgattatttattaataaatatgttaaCATTATCCCAAGAATGAATTAATATGAGTACGTCTtctacactgacatgaatgatGAAAGTCGTAATTCACTTTGCAGTGGGATTtgtaaatatttactttttccTTGTTCAGCACCATCCCACCGGAGCAGCAGGCCGAGGCAGACGAGCTGGCAGCCGCTGTGTCTGAACTTCAGGCCACCACCATGCATGAATGCCAGGAAGTGGTAGGATGAAACACAGtcagaaaaatacataattgaAGTTACATAAATAAAGCTGTTTATAGTAAAGCCCTTTGCTGTGTGAGCTGTTATGTCAAAGCAAAATCAACTCATTTTCTTTCAGAATGTAAAAAACGATTGCATCGCTGAGTGGAAAACCAAAATCGCAGAGAAGTCTCAGAAACTGGTATGTGACTGTGACTTAAATATGAAACAATTATATGAATTTGGGGTGGTTTCCCAAAACCTCCTCAGAGAGGTAGCTAAAATATACCAACATACAGTAAGAGCAGAGGCCTTCTATTaaagaggtgtgtgtctgtgtgtgagacaggCCCATATGAAAGTGGACGTCAGCAACCTGAAAGAAGACATCGGCAAACTCAAGTCTCAGATCGTGGAGTCTCCTGAGGAGCTGAAGACTCAGATGGAGAGGATGAGGGAGAACGTCAAGAACATCAAGACCTCCATTGTAAGTGAGAGAGAAACCTGGGAGATCAGTGTTGAAGGGAGGTCAGACTGACATGTGTAACCGGgagtgatgagtgtgtgttgttatgaTTTCAGACAGAAACGGATGAGCGAGTGGTGGAGCTGCAGAACATGGTGCAGACTGTGACTCACACTGAGGCGGAGATCCAGCAGATGTACAACCTGCTGCAGGACCTGGAGAGCAGCATGAACAACGCCAAGCAGAGGCAGGAGATGGTACGTCTACAAGATCTCTGTATTTATGTCCAATTAGCAAATAAACACTTGATGAGTAACTATTTCACCATCAGCAAATACATCATGAAGGAGAAAATGTCACTTATATCCTGTTGAAgcatcaaaataaatatataagtcTGTTCAAACACAATGTTCTAGATAAAGTTCAGAGCAACATGGTGCCTTGTTTCTACTGCAAACACTTTTTCATGGGCCCAGGAACAATGTTAGGACCTCGGGAACTTTTACCTTtattaaaaaccaaacaacagGGTCTGAATTAAATTCTTCTTAATGAGATTCatggtgttaaaaaaaaacagccccAGGGGAGAACATTAGATATATGTTGTAAATGTAAGGTTTGTGTATTAGTAGTATATCACcaatattaaagggatagttcactgaaaaattcAAATTCACTTATTATCTTTGCTGAGTAAGCAATGGGGCGGGTCTTCACTGAAGGAACAGTCCTCTTTAATTGATTCAGTGTTTGAGTcctcaaaacacttttggagtttcaggggtgaacagtgttgcagccaaatccaatgcaattgaagtaaatggttaccacttcttcaaatgtaaagaaaacgacagaaaaaaacaagtgcttcagtggtgtcatccaagtgtccgcaagccctgacattcatattgcacttgaaacaaggtaatttacaccatgtttctAGTCTAAACGTCCTGCGAGCCTCCTCTGGAGAGAAGCACTCACATTCGCAAACAGACAAACCAAGCTGTCGCCCAAGGGTACGCAAAGGTagcatctctacttcctgtagAGGACATTtaggataaaaacatgaaataaatgaagCTGTTTAGAGTGCTGCTTTGGTTAGTCATCTGATGGTAGTGGTGATGATTATGATGCTACTTACAGCTGGTTTTAGCCAACAGCTTGCTCAAACAGATCTTTACTTTTGGCCGTACCATACATGGCTTGTAAACACAGTGAGAAAAACTGTCTTGCTGGGTTCTTCagtgatttttaaaaatatttattgtatCAGTAATCTGCAATCTGCTCTATGGCGGATCTTCAAGACCaacactttgacattttttggtTCTATCATCTCCACATCAGCAATAAGGCTCTTTTACCAATTCTCCTTCTGAATGAAGTTTCAGCTTCTTAGCTACTGTATCAGCTCACTCACCACACCCCACTCCATTGAAGAGTTAACTTCATTTAAGCATTTGTCCTTGTAATTTATCCAGTGTGAATGCATGTTTCCAGTTGACTTGATTCTGTCTTGCATCTGTGTGCTCGTGCAGTACCAGGAGCTGACTGCTCAGTatgagaagaagcagaaggagataaagaacctgtgtgtggaggaggcTCAGGTGAAGAGAGCTCAGGGCATGAAGCTGGACAAAGAGTCCAAGCAGAACATCCGGAGGCAGATgaagaaggagatgaaggagaatcACGTTCAAGACATTCTGGGGTAACACAATTTTGACACAATTAGTCAATAGAAAACATTTGAGAACCCTGctctgttaaataaaatatgaaataacctAAACCTACCTGTTCACCAGGCAATGTAACCAAATCCATCAGAAGCGCGAGGATATGGCCGACAAAATCCATGAGATCACCAGAGAGACGCTACAGCTCAACACCAAGATGCAGAGTCTGAAAGACGTGTGCAGCAAAGAGACGGAGAAAGCTCAGGTACACTCAGGACGACAGTTTGCTTCACTGTGCATCTTTCATCCTATCATGGCGTCAGGCTAACATgttccctttctctctgtccaggCTCTGTACGATGCCTTGTCGGCGTCAATGGATGATTTACATAACAGAATCGAGATGCAGGTCGTGGACCTGAAACAAGATTTCATCAAGATTTCTACAAACTTTTAGATGATTCATTTTTCCTTATTTGTATAACTGTGTTACTtcttcttttcatgtttttactgtGCCCACATTGTGTTGCCTTTTTGACTtactatttaaaatgttaaaatagagtttttttactgaacataatcccggtcatcttttctttttattagcTAATGAATTCCGGATATAACCTAAAACGTCTTATATTGAAGATTTGCAAGACACTTGACCTGTGTTGACGTTGTTGCACTAGTGTGGTCTTGGGTTTGTTCATCTGAAGTGTTGTACATATTATCATTCATAACCAAACTTTCTTTCAAGGTGAAACGatgtaacatttaaaatgtttcacatAATAAACGAAAGAATAAAAAACCCAAAATCTAAAGTTGCTGGTTCTTGTGTTCAATGTGTTTGCAAAATTCAAATGTTTGTGGTTGTtgaaagaaaatattgaaacaaTTGAGTGTCAAGAtttcatttgtattaatttataaaaattgtatttacaTGGTCTAAAattagataaatagatagataatttATTCATCCAATGGGGAAATTCCAGTATCAAAGAGCTAACACATATtctaattttaaatatacagtatatttttaaGGAAGATGAAGAGTTTTCACAACAGCCTTAATAAcgcttaaaatgtaaatgtcaaatGTGTTTCATTTACCGAAATATCTTTACATTGTTATACCCATTAAAAAAATTAACCAAAGCTATAAATCCATGACAGCTGGCTGTAGCACATATGATCTTTTGAGTAGTAATGGAAGTGAATCTGAATAAATGTAATGAATCCACAGCACGATCCACAAACACAGAAGAcaatttttatttgatcttgAACTAGAGACGGCACATGTtcaatttatataaaatgttcaaCCATAATTGTAATATCCTCAGCACTGACGTTTAGAATTTAGTTTGCTTGTAGCCCTTTTCAAATCCTTCCAGAAATCCTCAGTATTCATCTCTGGAGTTTCCtgcagatggaggaggtggttgAGCAAAGTCAGTTAACTGACGTCCTCAAGTGTGGGCTCCTTTTTGGGTCCTTCCCCTGAGTTGGGACGTAACTGGTGGGACCTCTTGTACGAGGTCAGCTGAGCTTTGTAATCTTTAACCTGAGTCCTCACCAAACACAACTCCTTACGCAGATCATTGATTTCAGTAATCAGAGTAGCATTCTCCTGCAGGGACGACAATTACTGTTAGAAAATCATTCATCCAACAAAACACTGCACCATCATGATAAGTTCCTTTACTTTTACCATGCTGTAGAGAAAAGATTTTTAAAACCTTAATAAGCAACTAGAGGGATCATCTTTGCAGTGAAGAAGTTCTACCATCCGTGTCATTACTCACCTTCATGATCCTGAAGTAGgtttcctcatgttcctcagcAGATTTAGCAGCCCTCATCTTGAGACTATTAACGGTTCTCTCCTGGTGATCACGCTGGCGAGCGAACGCCCTCTGAACATCTTGGTCTACGCCGCTTTTCTCCACCTTGGAAACAATGCACATGGTTTGCTTATTCCCCGCCTTTCTTACAGTGAATGTGAGACTGTAGATCTGACAAGTAGAAGAATTGTTCCTACTAGAATAACTTCCTTCATCCAGCCCTAGAAGAGAACTGCTGCATGAAGTACCCACCCCTTCAGTCTGCGGTACGTAGCGAGTGTAGATCATCTGCACGCTCTCCTTCAGTTTCTTCGGGTCTTGGAAGAAGCCAACACAGTTATGGAGGTCTGACTTGAGCCTCTGCAGGTGTATCTCCAGATCTTTCAGCTGGACACAAATCAGATGTTAAACTGTTTCATTCAAAAAAGTAAGATAATGTTAAAAACACtgcttaatttttttcaaagtcTATCTTGCCATAAAGGCATGTAAATAAAATTCACACTCCTTGATTTGTACATAAATTAATTCCAACATGAAGTAAAGCTGGTATAGAGCCTCAGAAGTGTGAGGAAGGAGTTTGGTAGAGTTCCTCTACAGTTACAGTCTGTTACCTACAATGTCCTCTTCATGTGTTACAGTGACAGTGCAAACCAAAAAAAGGggattttattctttaaaaaatgtctgaacAGGAAGAAATATTACAGCAATAAATGATCCTTTCAATGATAATACCTgaattgttaacatttaaattcaacatttttttattatgaacatCTGCCTCACGTCTGCTTGTCGGAAAGGAGACAATCACTGCCCCATCAATAACTTCCTGGtcgattaaaaataaatattaaaactgaaACGTTGCTGCAGTGTTAGGTCAaagtgtgcagtgtgtgtcctgACCTTCTGCATCTCCTTGGTCATCTCTTTGTCTCTGGTCCTCAGTTTGAGCCTCAGGTCGGAGACGGTGAGTTTCAGCTGAGTGTTGCTCTGGTCAGTTtgcaccagctcctcctgcagctgtgagAGAGCAGAAACAACACATCACAGTCAACACTGCAGAGACAAGTCATACATTTACCTGCTTCTACAGCTGGAAACCATCACAGTTATagctgctttctttctttttgtcattCAACTTGGTATTTCTCTAGTCTAGAGGGCTGGGCcttctttcagacacacacacacagacagacgcacacacacagacagatgcacacacctGACGGATCCTTTCCTGCTTCTCACTGATCTCGTCTTGTTGAGGCTCGGTCTGCTTCTTCAACTCGCTCAACTGGAAATCGAGAACAAACCTCAACTTCTCCAGTtcctggttcttcttcttcaagcCGGAGATCGTCTTATCCTGCGTGAACATGAATGTGTGGAGGGTTTTCAACACAAGCAGCTATTTTTTATCTGAGTTTGCTTACTTTTGTTTGATCACAAATGTCAGTGgataaaaacagtttaaacaAGACCTGATATTTTATACTATGAATGTTGAAGTACACACTCTCAGTTCTGAATATACTAGTTTCCTTTTtacttttctctattttttgtAGAAGAATCCCTGCAACTTTGAGGGAAATTTATGAAGCCAAGCCAAGTTAAATTGTGGGAAGTGTAGTATCCAGGGGTTCTGAAGAACGACATGGTTCATTCTTTGATTTTTCTGCTCCTGCTTTTTAGAATTTAATCAGTTTTTTATCTGTGTCTTGCCAATCATAATTAAGGGTGTTGTAATGTGCAAGTGCAATATGACATCATCTTTCAATTCAATTATATCTTATTAGGAGACACCTAAACAACCATATAACCACATATCTAACTGATATGTTTCTTCCTAAATCTTATTACCCCCGCAGAGGGATTATGTTCACACCCCTgtccatttatttgtttgtttgtaaacaagattaaacaaaaaTCCCTGGACAGATTAACatgaaatttggtggaaggatattGTATGGATCGGTAAAGAATCTACTAAATATTGGTTTgatttttcaccattttcttgATTTCACGGAGAAAAACTCTgcgatcttgatgaaaaatatcagaCTATATTGGGGGCTGATATTAAGTGCGTCTGAAATTTAATGCGGAACCAAACAAAAATCCGGATCTAGAGagtttaaatgtaaatggttttgtgTTTCTATAGCACTTTCCTAGTCTTAataaccactcaaagctctttacagtaaagtttaacattcacacacacattcacacagtgcatctataagcagcactttgttgttctatgaggggcaattcggggttcagcatcttgcccaaggacacttcggcattcagatggggaagactggggatcgaactgtcaaccttcaggttggaggacgaccgctcttcCACCGCCGCCCTGTGACTTACAGGTATCAAATGTGAGTTAATACATTTGAGTGCCACTCTAGTCTTGTTGTTAGTTGTAATAAACCTGTACATTCGCAATCAAGGTTTGAACTAGGGAAGTG
This region includes:
- the nuf2 gene encoding kinetochore protein Nuf2, whose protein sequence is MAENTFPVYTADAIVNFYRTEVLTGQEAKHFTKGDLTPAPKPEAVQTLYMRVLHLLYRFRPECHSMVPILENIQYPVYHEGATAIMSVYMRMRQFLPMCLVYDFSLNDLLAPKKQKTLTVLSAIMNFLHFRKQRMDLVLEKQAKFRADVDRLQTYIRSNREAEKKIEMLTTIPPEQQAEADELAAAVSELQATTMHECQEVNVKNDCIAEWKTKIAEKSQKLAHMKVDVSNLKEDIGKLKSQIVESPEELKTQMERMRENVKNIKTSITETDERVVELQNMVQTVTHTEAEIQQMYNLLQDLESSMNNAKQRQEMYQELTAQYEKKQKEIKNLCVEEAQVKRAQGMKLDKESKQNIRRQMKKEMKENHVQDILGQCNQIHQKREDMADKIHEITRETLQLNTKMQSLKDVCSKETEKAQALYDALSASMDDLHNRIEMQVVDLKQDFIKISTNF